The following proteins are encoded in a genomic region of Triticum dicoccoides isolate Atlit2015 ecotype Zavitan chromosome 1B, WEW_v2.0, whole genome shotgun sequence:
- the LOC119313118 gene encoding protein tesmin/TSO1-like CXC 5 has product MSQLQKCLCANRNCFHEDCACFTREGVCSEYCECHGDCKNIWKHEEEVTEEFAEYTKRKADEAAAQAAAAQAAAAQPAADQAAAAQAAAAQAAAAQPAADQAAAAQAAAAQAAAAQAAAQPQPKPLPAQEPESKGEARNNSPSAVKMNWCSCRTSGCRIHRCPCFMHNAWCSSKCNCAATVCVNRSGAKGALAEKLQHRGIKREVLASGSVTSTATAGAVLANEGGKGCTCVLSKCTNKKCGCLNRGARCTLKCSCQGCENGKGTGGADKSNAGAGGTGGTSDTRGSGPNKQIRIA; this is encoded by the exons ATGTCGCAATTGCAGAAGTGCTTGTGCGCCAACCGCAACTGCTTCCATGA AGATTGCGCTTGTTTCACAAGGGAAGGGGTCTGCTCCGAGTACTGCGAGTGCCATGGCGACTGCAAGAACATCTGGAAACACGAGGAGGAAGTCACAGAGGAATTCGCTGAATACACCAAGAGGAAAGCTGATGAAGCTGCCGCCCAAGCTGCTGCTGCCCAAGCTGCCGCTGCCCAACCTGCTGCTGACCAAGCTGCCGCTGCCCAAGCTGCTGCTGCCCAAGCTGCCGCTGCCCAACCTGCTGCTGACCAAGCTGCCGCTGCCCAAGCTGCTGCTGCCCAAGCTGCCGCTGCCCAAGCTGCCGCTCAACCTCAACCTAAGCCATTGCCAGCACAAGAACCAGAGTCGAAGGGTGAAGCCAG GAATAACTCCCCATCGGCAGTCAAAATGAATTGGTGCAGCTGCAGGACGAGCGGATGTCGCATCCACCGCTGCCCTTGCTTCATG CACAACGCCTGGTGCTCCTCAAAATGCAACTGCGCGGCCACAGTGTGTGTTAATCGCAGTGGGGCCAAAGGGG CTCTTGCTGAGAAGCTGCAGCACCGCGGGATTAAAAGAGAGGTTCTTGCTTCAGGTTCTGTAACGAGCACGGCGACTGCAGGAGCGGTGCtg GCCAATGAGGGTGGTAAGGGGTGCACGTGCGTGTTAAGCAAATGCACAAACAAGAAGTGTGGTTGCCTGAAT CGCGGGGCCAGGTGCACCTTAAAATGCAGTTGCCAAGGGTGCGAAAATGGAAAAGGGACCGGAGGGG CTGATAAATCCAATGCTGGAGCAGGAGGTACGGGTGGCACAAGTGACACCAGAGGCTCAGGTCCCAACAAGCAAATAAGAATCGCG TGA